From a single Glycine soja cultivar W05 chromosome 19, ASM419377v2, whole genome shotgun sequence genomic region:
- the LOC114400495 gene encoding glycosylphosphatidylinositol anchor attachment 1 protein-like, translating into MGASENNTAKPRVRPIVRLGIFLISHTNILSVVCFIAGVVALLLLPILAKNTYISENALMPGSANNMLSTHHVSDANKLIKDLTDLEFRSGASPIDSQKLIAHYMSALDAEVTFHKFYPQFDQFHPLHFFTSPNSGIISENATCSSFGINTVGIIRAPCGDGKEASVLVTPYNPNKVGLGEAFSLGIAYSVFSLLSRVTWLAKDIVWLVADSQYGEYSGVAAWLRAYQAPSIQRLDIVNSETCNGSSIFNELGQGLYLDGKLYGGFRHAGTMAAALVIKVAEQGNQYEDSLNIYAEASNGQMPNLDLINIVNYLAVHKQGLRIKVKKMWSLLGSRWLYTLGVIFESLGKISRSLNPQWKFGIPATEYVEGAATLASSLYYQGLGVPTGPHGAFRDYQVDAITLEISPKVSLTKMIRRNEFILRGGRLIEGVIRSINNLLEKFHQSFFLYLLTSPSKFVSVGVYMIPFALLVAPLPIVAAYLHVNASDSTPQTTSALEVNASPKSWKWLNSARKVLVIHLWGAVISLLPFFLCQVPNTTPTMNFVLWGLLSAFSLLILYMILGSPIFEAAASRPEKNKWASLKSVTISTAFIGLSLMSVINFATAEIGALHIVPICLMARPLKLDFQARSWRTLLRASCNIALGFIVFPPVAFVLLKGAFEDFYGMNFGDYWNWVESLWVWNSATYLYVGVVHLPCWALCIHILFHPC; encoded by the exons ATGGGTGCCAGCGAGAACAATACTGCAAAACCAAGAGTACGCCCAATTGTACGCTTAGGGATCTTTCTCATCTCTCACACCAACATTCTCAG TGTGGTTTGTTTCATCGCAGGGGTGGTGGCTCTTCTCCTTCTCCCTATCCTTGCCAAGAACACCTACATTTCCGAGAATGCCCTCATGCCAG GTTCTGCAAACAACATGCTCTCTACTCACCATGTATCTGATGCAAATAAACTCATCAAGGACTTAACTGATTTGGAGTTCAGATCTGGGGCCTCACCAAT TGATAGTCAAAAACTTATTGCACATTATATGTCAGCCTTGGATGCTGAAGTTACTTTTCACAAGTTTTACCCTCAATTTGATCAGTTCCATCCACTGCACTTCTTTACCAGTCCCAATTCAGGTATAATCTCAGAAAATGCAACTTGTTCTTCGTTTGGAATCAACACTGTTGGAATTATCAGGGCACCATGCGGGGATGGCAAGGAAGCTAGTGTCTTGGTAACGCCTTACAATCCAAATAAAGTTGGTCTGGGTGAGGCTTTTTCCTTGGGCATTGCTTACTCAGTGTTCTCACTGCTTTCACGTGTTACTTGGCTGGCAAAAGATATTGTATGGCTTGTGGCTGATTCACAATATGGAGAATATTCTGGAGTGGCTGCTTGGCTAAGAGCATATCAGGCCCCTTCTATCCAGAGACTTGACATAGTTAATAGTGAAACATGTAATGGGAGCAGCATTTTTAATGAACTTGGACAGGGTCTTTATTTGGATGGAAAGTTATATGGTGGTTTTAGACATGCAGGAACTATGGCTGCAGCTCTTGTAATTAAAGTTGCAGAGCAAGGTAACCAGTATGAAGACAGTCTTAATATTTATGCGGAGGCATCCAATGGCCAGATGCCAAACCTCGACCTTATCAATATTGTAAATTATCTGGCAGTACATAAACAAGGGTTGCGGATAAAAGTGAAGAAGATGTGGTCTCTGCTTGGCTCCAGGTGGCTCTATACCTTGGGTGTTATATTTGAATCCTTGGGAAAAATTTCTAGAAGCTTAAATCCTCAGTGGAAGTTTGGTATTCCTGCTACTGAGTATGTTGAGGGTGCTGCTACACTGGCAAGTTCATTGTATTACCAG GGCTTAGGTGTTCCCACTGGTCCTCATGGTGCCTTCCGTGATTATCAAGTTGATGCAATCACACTGGAAATTTCACCAAAAGTTTCTCTTACTAAAATGATCAGGCGTAATGAATTCATTCTCCGTGGTGGAAG GTTAATTGAAGGAGTCATACGCTCAATAAACAACCTTCTTGAGAAGTTTCATCAGTCATTTTTTTTGTACCTCTTGACATCCCCTAGCAAGTTTGTGTCAGTTGGAGTTTACATGATTCCATTTGCATTACTTGTTGCACCACTTCCAATAGTTGCGGCATATCTCCATGTCAATGCTAGTGATTCCACTCCCCAAACCACATCTGCCTTAGAAGTTAATGCCAGCCCAAAATCTTGGAAATGGTTGAATTCGGCCAGGAAGGTTTTGGTCATTCATTTATGGGGTGCTGTCATCTCCTTACTCCCATTTTTCCTATGTCAAGTACCCAATACCACACCAACAATGAACTTTGTATTGTGGGGTTTGCTATCAGCTTTTAGCTTGCTAATTTTATACATGATATTGGGTTCACCAATTTTTGAAGCTGCTGCATCTCGACCTGAGAAAAACAAGTGGGCTAGCTTAAAGTCTGTAACTATATCAACTGCATTCATCGGTTTGTCTCTCATGTCCGTCATTAACTTTGCTACAGCAGAGATTGGGGCTTTACATATTGTCCCAATTTGTCTGATGGCTAGACCATTGAAGCTTGATTTTCAAGCTAGGAGTTGGAGAACCTTACTAAGGGCCTCTTGTAATATTGCTTTAGGTTTTATTGTGTTTCCTCCAGTTGCATTTGTTTTACTGAAAGGTGCATTTGAAGATTTTTATGGTATGAATTTTGGTGACTATTGGAACTGGGTGGAATCCCTTTGGGTTTGGAA